A region from the Desulfurobacterium pacificum genome encodes:
- a CDS encoding DegQ family serine endoprotease, translated as MNTRQLLKRVTLTLAMVAVSTVSSFAGVTATPQDYSAVESLQRVFETVAEKVKPAVVNISTVSEIKFKHPPIPPEFRDFFQQFGVPFPFDNFPKEFKTRSLGSGFIVKVKDGWAYILTNNHVIDKATKIKVKLSDGSVYRAKVVGKDPKTDVALIKIKVGNKKVPTVQLGDSDSIKVGEFVIAIGNPYGLNWTVTHGIVSAKGRHGLGLNPIEDFIQTDAAINPGNSGGPLCDIHGRVIGINTAIVRNAQGLGFAVPINIAKKIMNDLLKYGKVIRGWLGVYIEDISPEIAQKFGVKHGVLVTKVMSGSPAEKGGLKSGDVIIRYNGEPVKNVTDLQLKVINTRPGEKVKITVVRDGKEKVLTVKVGQMPGSGKVALESMLDKYGFAVQPLNPELKKKLGIPKWIKGGLLVTEVKPGSPADDAGLREGDVIIKAGLTPRTLKEVKSADQLAEVLKKAGTSGVLVKVLRNGGIIYLVLNPEE; from the coding sequence CCTACAGAGAGTATTTGAAACAGTTGCTGAAAAGGTGAAGCCTGCTGTTGTTAACATCAGTACAGTTTCAGAAATTAAATTCAAACACCCACCTATTCCACCTGAATTCAGAGACTTTTTCCAACAGTTTGGTGTTCCGTTTCCGTTTGATAACTTTCCTAAAGAGTTTAAAACGAGGTCTTTGGGTTCAGGGTTTATCGTAAAAGTCAAGGATGGTTGGGCTTACATACTCACAAACAACCACGTTATTGATAAGGCTACCAAAATAAAGGTTAAATTAAGCGATGGCTCTGTTTACAGGGCTAAAGTCGTTGGTAAAGACCCTAAAACTGATGTTGCTCTTATCAAAATAAAGGTTGGGAACAAGAAGGTTCCTACAGTTCAGCTTGGTGATTCCGATTCAATTAAAGTCGGTGAGTTCGTTATAGCGATAGGAAACCCTTACGGACTTAACTGGACCGTTACGCATGGTATCGTTTCTGCTAAGGGCAGACACGGTTTAGGACTAAATCCTATAGAGGATTTCATTCAAACTGATGCGGCAATTAACCCCGGTAACAGTGGGGGACCGCTCTGCGATATTCACGGCAGAGTAATAGGTATCAATACGGCTATTGTTAGAAATGCACAAGGGTTGGGATTCGCTGTTCCTATAAACATTGCCAAAAAGATAATGAATGACCTTCTTAAGTATGGAAAAGTAATTAGAGGTTGGCTTGGCGTTTATATTGAGGATATTTCTCCGGAAATTGCGCAGAAGTTTGGCGTTAAGCACGGTGTTTTAGTTACGAAGGTGATGAGCGGTAGTCCTGCTGAGAAAGGTGGATTGAAGAGCGGTGACGTCATCATTCGCTACAACGGAGAACCTGTTAAAAACGTTACCGACTTGCAGCTTAAAGTGATTAATACAAGACCAGGAGAGAAAGTAAAAATTACTGTAGTTAGAGACGGTAAGGAAAAAGTATTGACCGTTAAAGTTGGACAGATGCCAGGAAGCGGTAAGGTGGCTCTTGAAAGCATGTTAGATAAGTACGGATTTGCCGTTCAGCCTCTCAATCCTGAGCTTAAGAAAAAGCTTGGTATTCCAAAGTGGATTAAGGGAGGTTTGTTGGTTACCGAAGTTAAACCTGGTTCTCCGGCTGATGATGCAGGTTTAAGGGAAGGAGATGTAATTATAAAGGCGGGACTTACACCAAGAACGCTTAAAGAGGTAAAATCTGCTGACCAATTAGCCGAAGTGCTAAAGAAAGCAGGAACGTCTGGGGTTTTGGTTAAGGTGTTGAGGAATGGAGGAATTATTTATCTCGTTTTAAATCCGGAGGAGTGA